In Verrucomicrobiia bacterium, one genomic interval encodes:
- a CDS encoding lysophospholipid acyltransferase family protein — protein sequence MNAFFLWVLRASIAGLRCLPLWLVAGLGRAGGQVAWWVDGRHRRVAIGNLQRVFGRELSNAAIRSIARENYLRIATNYFSLIKIAAMPAFALEPHLEWRGMERLTQPDGRCGILAIGHFGNFELFERLPSARPDLRFISTYRALRQPVFNSLMQEFRTRWGVQFFERRSESDAMKAALSTGSSWLVLLADQHAGPKGAWLPFLGHACSCSVSPALFALRYRRPLLPAFCFQVSPLRWRIEVGEEIPVHEGGRRRSVEAVTRDLNAAYEAAVRRDPANWFWVHRRWKPASPAQVKASAGGGNGTSLVPA from the coding sequence ATGAACGCCTTCTTCCTTTGGGTCCTCCGCGCCTCCATCGCCGGTTTGCGTTGTCTGCCCCTCTGGCTCGTGGCCGGCCTGGGAAGGGCTGGTGGCCAGGTGGCCTGGTGGGTGGATGGCCGTCATCGCCGGGTGGCGATCGGGAACCTCCAACGCGTTTTCGGGCGGGAGCTGTCGAACGCGGCGATCCGGTCCATCGCCCGCGAGAACTACCTGCGCATCGCGACCAACTATTTCAGCCTGATCAAGATTGCCGCCATGCCCGCCTTCGCATTGGAGCCTCACCTTGAATGGCGGGGCATGGAGCGCCTGACCCAGCCGGACGGGCGCTGCGGCATCCTTGCCATCGGTCACTTCGGGAATTTTGAACTGTTCGAGCGTCTCCCCAGTGCCCGCCCGGACCTCCGGTTTATCTCGACATACCGCGCTTTGCGTCAGCCGGTGTTCAACAGCCTCATGCAGGAATTTCGTACCCGTTGGGGGGTCCAGTTCTTTGAACGCCGCAGCGAGAGCGACGCGATGAAGGCGGCCTTGAGCACGGGGAGTTCCTGGCTGGTCCTCCTTGCCGACCAGCACGCCGGTCCCAAGGGCGCGTGGCTTCCCTTTCTGGGACACGCCTGTTCCTGCAGCGTCAGCCCGGCGCTGTTCGCCCTCCGATACCGGCGCCCCCTGCTTCCCGCCTTCTGCTTCCAAGTGAGCCCGCTCCGCTGGCGGATCGAGGTGGGCGAAGAGATTCCTGTGCATGAGGGTGGACGCCGTCGTTCGGTGGAGGCGGTGACGCGTGATCTGAATGCGGCCTACGAGGCGGCCGTTCGGCGGGATCCGGCAAATTGGTTTTGGGTCCACCGCCGGTGGAAGCCCGCGTCACCGGCCCAGGTCAAGGCGAGCGCCGGCGGTGGAAACGGAACCTCCCTGGTGCCGGCATAG
- the lpxK gene encoding tetraacyldisaccharide 4'-kinase: MREAWSQFIESAETWLLDVIIHNRPGKKAAMVRFLLLLLSKGFAGAVKLRRFLYNVRLLRDATLGVQVIAVGNLTVGGTGKTPVVEKFARALQDAGRTVAILSRGYRSRPKPLRERLLDKLMLREDTTPPRVVSDGQSLLLDSESSGDEPYMLASNLRDVVVLVDKDRVKSGRYAVEHFGCDTLLLDDGFQYWRLAGRRTDVVLVDAQQPFGNGHLLPRGTLREPPSHIARAKVIFLTKVDRSTPEAAQSMNDLRARLRHHNPRAEMVECVHHPLYFQDVFTGERHGLGLVQDCKVASLSGIAQPESFEGKLSELGARIVLARRFADHHRFSQQEVLDAINRAKKRGAGMLVTTQKDAVRFPKIDRRDLPIYFMRVEIKIIAGAEGFDDAVRRICFKQVR; the protein is encoded by the coding sequence ATGCGCGAAGCGTGGAGCCAGTTCATCGAGAGTGCGGAGACCTGGCTGCTCGACGTCATCATCCACAATCGGCCCGGGAAGAAGGCGGCGATGGTCCGATTCCTGTTGCTCCTGCTCTCCAAGGGATTCGCCGGCGCCGTGAAGTTGCGTCGGTTTCTGTACAACGTCCGGCTGCTGCGCGACGCGACGCTCGGGGTGCAGGTGATCGCCGTCGGCAACCTCACCGTCGGCGGCACGGGCAAGACCCCCGTGGTCGAGAAATTTGCACGGGCCCTCCAGGACGCCGGGCGCACGGTCGCCATCCTGTCGCGTGGCTACCGGTCGCGTCCGAAACCCCTGCGCGAGCGGCTGCTCGACAAGCTGATGCTGCGTGAGGACACCACGCCGCCGCGGGTGGTCAGCGACGGACAGTCCCTGCTGCTGGATTCGGAATCCTCCGGTGACGAGCCGTACATGCTGGCGAGCAACCTGCGGGACGTCGTGGTGCTGGTGGACAAGGACCGGGTCAAGTCAGGTCGCTACGCGGTGGAGCACTTCGGATGCGACACGCTGCTGCTGGACGACGGCTTCCAATACTGGCGCCTTGCCGGTCGTCGAACAGATGTCGTGCTGGTGGATGCCCAGCAGCCGTTCGGCAATGGACACCTGCTGCCGCGGGGCACGCTGCGGGAGCCTCCCTCACACATCGCGCGGGCCAAGGTGATTTTCCTGACCAAGGTGGACCGCTCCACCCCGGAGGCGGCGCAGTCCATGAACGACCTCCGCGCCCGGCTGCGTCACCACAACCCGAGAGCCGAGATGGTGGAGTGCGTGCATCACCCGCTGTACTTCCAGGATGTCTTCACCGGTGAGCGCCATGGACTTGGGCTGGTGCAGGATTGCAAGGTGGCCAGCCTGAGCGGGATCGCGCAGCCGGAGAGCTTTGAGGGCAAGCTGTCGGAGCTGGGCGCCCGGATCGTCCTGGCCCGGCGTTTCGCCGACCACCATCGCTTCAGCCAGCAGGAGGTGCTCGACGCCATTAACCGTGCCAAGAAGCGGGGTGCCGGCATGCTGGTGACCACCCAGAAGGACGCGGTGCGTTTTCCCAAGATTGATCGGCGCGATCTTCCCATCTATTTCATGCGGGTCGAGATCAAGATCATCGCCGGTGCTGAGGGCTTTGATGACGCCGTGCGTCGCATTTGTTTCAAACAGGTGCGATGA
- a CDS encoding sulfotransferase has protein sequence MYFNSRLFFRALWLSLGCQPFRLRRWAYVLFFSGLFLLFLVAVALGRLMDHLLFPGFRRQPVRKPVFIIAPPRSGTTLTQKLLSLDEERFVHLKMYQTIFPAVCFQRLIDGVAWMDRRAGRPAERLLGWFEKRWFGGWDDRHKMRLNQPEEDDALFLYAFASEAVYMLFPFIRELREAGFPDSLPAGDRVRLMRYYRSCLQRHLYANGPGRTLLSKATQSCGTLDSLNAEFPDAVFITIVRHPYRSLPSHVSLFVPVWKAHSPEIAKDGPVAREYAQLAVDWYRHLFEFRTRVDPARYYCLDYRDLVRNPGEAIEALYRHLDWPVSESFRARLTAATDRQRGFKSTHEYTLEEFGMTREGIQAQLGDLMDFYRLER, from the coding sequence ATGTATTTCAACAGCCGTTTGTTCTTTCGCGCCCTGTGGCTCTCGCTGGGCTGTCAGCCCTTTCGGCTTCGGCGCTGGGCCTATGTGCTGTTTTTTTCAGGGTTGTTCCTGTTGTTTCTGGTGGCGGTGGCCCTCGGGCGCCTCATGGATCACCTGCTGTTTCCGGGGTTTCGACGTCAGCCGGTGCGCAAGCCCGTGTTCATCATCGCTCCCCCCAGGTCCGGAACGACCCTGACCCAGAAGCTGCTGAGCCTGGACGAGGAGCGATTCGTCCACCTGAAGATGTATCAGACCATCTTCCCGGCCGTGTGCTTCCAGCGCCTGATTGACGGCGTCGCCTGGATGGACCGGCGGGCGGGGCGTCCCGCCGAACGGCTGCTGGGGTGGTTTGAGAAGCGCTGGTTTGGCGGCTGGGACGACCGGCACAAGATGCGGCTCAACCAGCCCGAGGAAGACGATGCCCTGTTCCTCTACGCCTTCGCCTCGGAGGCCGTGTACATGCTCTTCCCGTTCATCCGGGAACTTCGGGAGGCGGGGTTCCCGGATTCCCTGCCGGCCGGGGACCGTGTGCGCCTGATGCGGTATTACCGGAGCTGCCTCCAGCGGCATCTGTACGCGAACGGGCCCGGCAGGACGCTGCTCTCAAAGGCGACTCAGTCCTGCGGAACCCTCGATTCACTGAATGCCGAATTTCCCGACGCGGTCTTCATCACCATCGTCCGTCACCCCTACCGTTCGCTGCCGTCACACGTCAGTCTGTTCGTGCCCGTCTGGAAGGCGCACTCCCCGGAGATTGCCAAGGACGGCCCCGTTGCCCGGGAGTATGCGCAGTTGGCGGTGGACTGGTACCGCCACCTCTTCGAGTTTCGAACCCGGGTGGATCCGGCGCGGTACTACTGTCTGGACTACCGCGATCTGGTGCGCAACCCCGGCGAAGCCATTGAGGCCCTGTATCGGCATCTGGACTGGCCGGTGTCGGAATCCTTTCGGGCGCGCTTGACCGCAGCCACCGACCGGCAGCGCGGGTTCAAGAGCACCCACGAGTACACCTTGGAGGAGTTCGGAATGACGCGGGAGGGGATTCAGGCCCAACTGGGGGACCTGATGGATTTTTACCGGCTTGAGCGATGA
- a CDS encoding S9 family peptidase, whose product MRSDCIGRRSLRLRFIAALVFGLLQGLQSWADDAGETNAIHAPLLTVDRLFDGEEFREESVPEIVWSRHQSGYFTLARPRAGGGGRDLIRCDAATGRTNVILPAHALTPPGEPGPLSIERFELSGDESRVLLFTNARRVWRENSRGDYWVADVTSRELTRLGGDAPPSSLSFAKFSPDGRHVAYVRDRNLYVEDLAEGRITALTASEIPTQINGTFDWVYEEEFQLRDGFRWSPDGHAIAYWQLDTSGVAEFPLVDHTAGLYPRLTHFPYPKTGSRNAAARIGVVSASGGETRWLSIPGDPREHYPAAMNWASNSTEVLIQQFNRVQNTNRVLLANAATGAPRLILEETDAAWLESENPVLWFDAGRQFVWLSERDGWRHAYRVHRDGGRAEQITRGAFDVMAIEGVDDAGGWLYFAASPDRPAERYLYRVRLDGGEVTRLTPADQAGTHRYVLSPEARWAIHTFSTFTRPPVTGVVRLPDHESLRILEDNSTLREKTEALVRPAAEFFQVGIGDGTVLDGWVLKPHDFDPSRRYPVLFYVYGEPWGQTVRDAWPGRTGLWHWMLTQQGYVVMSVDNRGTPAPRGRDWRKIVHRQIGILAPSDQAEAVRSLLRRWDWMDPQRIGIWGWSGGGSMTLNALFQHPEVYRMGMAVASVPNQRLYDTIYQERYMGLPATNPEGYRLGSPLSHAHQLQGDLLLVHGTGDDNVHYQGMEALINELVAHNKPFSMMAYPNRSHSIAEGHNTRRHLFHLLTRYLHGHLPAGGTQP is encoded by the coding sequence ATGCGCAGCGACTGCATCGGCCGCCGGAGCCTCCGCCTCAGGTTCATCGCCGCCCTGGTTTTCGGGCTGCTCCAAGGCTTGCAATCTTGGGCGGACGACGCCGGCGAAACCAACGCCATCCACGCGCCGCTGCTGACGGTGGACCGGCTCTTCGACGGGGAGGAGTTCCGCGAGGAATCCGTCCCGGAAATCGTCTGGAGCCGCCATCAATCCGGGTACTTCACCCTTGCCCGGCCACGCGCCGGTGGCGGCGGGCGTGACCTGATCCGATGCGACGCCGCCACGGGACGCACAAACGTGATCCTTCCGGCACACGCGTTGACGCCACCTGGCGAGCCGGGTCCGCTGTCCATCGAACGCTTCGAGCTCTCCGGCGACGAATCGCGGGTGCTGCTGTTCACGAACGCCCGACGGGTCTGGCGCGAGAACAGCCGGGGTGACTATTGGGTCGCTGACGTGACCAGTCGGGAACTGACCCGGCTGGGAGGGGACGCCCCACCGTCGAGCCTGAGCTTCGCGAAGTTCTCGCCCGACGGACGGCACGTCGCCTACGTCCGGGACCGCAATCTGTACGTGGAAGACCTCGCGGAGGGCCGGATCACCGCGCTGACCGCCAGCGAAATTCCGACGCAGATCAACGGAACCTTCGACTGGGTGTATGAGGAGGAATTCCAACTCCGGGACGGTTTTCGGTGGAGTCCTGACGGACACGCCATTGCCTACTGGCAGCTCGACACGTCCGGGGTTGCGGAGTTCCCGCTCGTAGATCACACGGCCGGTCTCTACCCGCGCCTGACCCATTTTCCGTATCCCAAGACGGGTTCCCGGAACGCCGCCGCCCGGATCGGCGTCGTCAGCGCGTCCGGCGGTGAGACCCGCTGGCTGTCCATTCCCGGGGATCCGCGCGAGCACTACCCCGCCGCGATGAACTGGGCATCGAATTCCACCGAGGTGCTCATCCAGCAGTTCAACCGCGTGCAGAACACCAACCGGGTCCTGCTCGCCAATGCGGCCACGGGCGCACCTCGTCTGATCCTTGAGGAAACCGATGCCGCCTGGTTGGAGTCCGAGAACCCGGTGCTCTGGTTCGACGCGGGACGGCAGTTTGTCTGGCTCAGCGAACGCGACGGTTGGCGTCATGCCTACCGGGTCCACCGTGATGGCGGACGTGCAGAACAGATCACCAGGGGTGCCTTCGATGTCATGGCCATCGAGGGCGTGGATGATGCGGGCGGCTGGCTTTATTTCGCGGCGTCTCCCGACCGTCCCGCCGAGCGCTACCTCTACCGCGTCCGCCTGGACGGCGGCGAGGTCACCCGCCTCACGCCTGCGGATCAGGCCGGCACCCATCGCTATGTCCTCTCCCCGGAGGCCCGCTGGGCCATCCATACCTTCTCGACGTTCACGCGGCCGCCCGTGACCGGGGTGGTCCGCCTCCCGGACCACGAATCCCTTCGCATCCTTGAGGACAACTCCACGCTCCGCGAGAAGACGGAGGCGCTCGTCCGGCCCGCCGCGGAATTCTTTCAGGTCGGGATCGGCGACGGCACGGTCCTGGACGGCTGGGTGCTCAAGCCTCACGACTTCGATCCTTCGAGGAGGTACCCGGTTCTGTTTTACGTCTATGGCGAGCCGTGGGGCCAGACCGTGCGCGACGCCTGGCCGGGTCGAACGGGCCTGTGGCATTGGATGCTCACCCAGCAGGGCTATGTTGTCATGAGCGTGGACAACCGGGGCACCCCTGCTCCCCGGGGCCGCGACTGGAGAAAAATTGTACACCGTCAGATTGGAATCCTCGCGCCGTCCGACCAGGCGGAGGCGGTGCGGTCCTTGCTGCGGCGCTGGGACTGGATGGATCCGCAGCGAATTGGCATCTGGGGCTGGAGTGGCGGGGGTTCGATGACCCTGAACGCTCTCTTCCAACATCCGGAGGTTTACCGGATGGGGATGGCGGTGGCTTCGGTGCCCAACCAGCGGTTGTACGACACCATTTACCAGGAGCGCTACATGGGCCTGCCCGCCACGAATCCCGAGGGATACCGCCTCGGTTCCCCGCTCAGCCATGCCCATCAACTTCAGGGGGATCTCCTGCTGGTTCATGGTACGGGCGACGACAATGTCCATTACCAGGGCATGGAGGCGCTGATCAACGAGCTGGTCGCCCACAACAAACCGTTCTCCATGATGGCCTATCCGAACCGGAGCCATTCGATTGCCGAAGGTCACAATACGCGCCGGCACCTGTTTCATCTGCTCACCCGGTATCTGCACGGTCATCTGCCGGCCGGTGGGACGCAACCGTGA
- a CDS encoding VCBS repeat-containing protein has protein sequence MSKRMLPVVVALLGGAAVAASETDGGFAFSGPEVFPLDLGIAFLHVADLDGDGLKDLVVVNNLRSKINLLYNRTGDTNAPATPLKVGRRDLNELPGDARFRVESIASEKRITSLTAADLNGDGRTDIAYFGEPKELIVQFNLGTNGWSQPRRYPLDDGAPDYNALTSGDINADGRADLLLLAEKHLYLLRQEPDGGLGEPERLPYTGVVKAVQVLDLNGDGRKDLLFVNWDHANPFRFRLQQADGQFGPEIHLPLTSIRSYWADDLDDDGRTEVITIAAKSGRAALAHFALRAADPLVGALVDGQFSVLPLTRTDKPRRGVVWADVSGDGLPDLVAGDPGGGQLTLWLQRPDGSLTAPRNFPSLSGVSDLVAADWDGDGKPELFLLSADERQVGITALDASGRFPFPQLIPLTGRPMAIAVGTLKSGEAPRLAVLQERDEKRPGKDGKEESATVRELVLRSAEGDVLTRRIAEEYKGSPAVLAFHDANQDGLNDLVALSPYEKVKVFVQRAAPVDGDRFQEVDVTPPGGSLEAPWMITADVDGDGRAELLLPQRNFLRAVVLVADSPGNPSWTFSVRDQINGATSSSRIAGAAAVPQPGGEAPLLFLLDSDRKALTVARRDPGGVWRSVRNTSLPVTEFTRLVPLALGGRETNSVGFIGSNAVAWKQFSGEVWDMAELDSYETPIRDGWLHDVTSGDLDSDGRKDLVFLETARHYVDLVRFEAPNRLEPGNRWPVFEERTFRQRRNEVPEPREAVVADVTGDGRNDLILVVHDRVLVYPQE, from the coding sequence ATGTCGAAGCGGATGTTGCCGGTGGTCGTCGCGTTGCTGGGTGGAGCTGCGGTCGCGGCTTCGGAAACGGACGGAGGGTTCGCGTTCTCAGGACCTGAGGTCTTCCCGCTCGACCTGGGCATCGCCTTCCTGCATGTCGCCGACCTCGATGGCGACGGGCTGAAGGATCTGGTCGTCGTCAATAACCTGCGGTCGAAGATCAACCTCCTGTACAACCGCACCGGCGACACCAATGCGCCCGCGACACCCTTGAAAGTGGGGCGTCGGGACCTGAATGAACTGCCCGGTGATGCGCGGTTCCGGGTCGAGTCCATCGCGTCTGAAAAGCGCATCACCTCGCTCACGGCCGCCGACCTCAATGGCGACGGACGCACCGACATCGCCTACTTCGGAGAGCCCAAGGAATTGATCGTCCAGTTCAACCTTGGCACCAACGGCTGGTCGCAGCCGCGCCGCTATCCGCTCGACGACGGGGCGCCCGATTACAACGCGCTCACCTCCGGCGACATCAACGCCGATGGACGGGCCGACCTGCTGCTGCTCGCGGAGAAGCACCTCTACCTGCTGCGGCAGGAACCCGACGGCGGCCTCGGGGAGCCTGAGCGCCTTCCCTACACCGGGGTGGTCAAGGCAGTCCAGGTGCTCGACCTCAACGGGGACGGACGAAAGGACCTCCTCTTTGTGAACTGGGATCACGCCAATCCGTTCCGCTTCCGGTTGCAGCAGGCCGACGGCCAGTTCGGCCCGGAAATCCATCTGCCCCTCACCAGCATTCGCAGCTATTGGGCGGACGATCTCGACGACGACGGCCGCACCGAGGTGATCACCATCGCCGCCAAGTCAGGCCGCGCCGCCCTTGCCCATTTTGCCCTGCGGGCGGCCGATCCGCTGGTCGGTGCACTGGTGGACGGGCAATTCTCGGTGCTTCCCCTGACGCGCACCGACAAGCCGCGCCGGGGCGTGGTGTGGGCCGATGTCAGCGGAGATGGCCTGCCCGACCTCGTCGCCGGCGACCCCGGCGGCGGCCAGCTGACCTTGTGGCTGCAGCGCCCCGACGGCTCCCTCACGGCCCCCCGAAACTTTCCGAGCCTCTCGGGGGTATCGGACCTGGTGGCCGCCGACTGGGATGGAGATGGCAAGCCCGAGCTCTTCCTGTTGAGCGCCGATGAACGCCAGGTGGGCATCACCGCGCTGGACGCCTCCGGGCGGTTCCCGTTTCCGCAGCTGATCCCTTTGACCGGGCGACCCATGGCGATCGCGGTCGGGACCCTCAAGTCCGGGGAGGCCCCCCGACTGGCGGTGCTTCAGGAGCGGGACGAGAAGCGTCCGGGCAAGGATGGCAAGGAGGAATCCGCAACCGTGCGCGAACTGGTCCTGCGGTCCGCCGAAGGCGACGTCCTCACGCGCCGCATTGCCGAGGAATACAAGGGCAGTCCGGCGGTGCTTGCATTTCATGACGCCAACCAGGACGGGCTGAACGACCTGGTGGCACTGTCGCCGTACGAGAAGGTGAAGGTCTTTGTGCAGCGTGCCGCGCCGGTGGACGGCGACCGGTTCCAGGAGGTGGACGTCACGCCGCCCGGCGGTTCCCTGGAGGCGCCATGGATGATCACGGCTGACGTGGATGGCGACGGACGCGCCGAACTGCTGCTGCCGCAGCGGAACTTCCTGCGGGCGGTGGTGCTGGTGGCGGACTCGCCGGGGAATCCCAGCTGGACCTTCTCGGTGCGCGACCAGATCAACGGCGCCACGAGCAGTTCGCGCATCGCCGGAGCCGCTGCAGTGCCCCAGCCCGGCGGGGAGGCCCCGCTGTTGTTCCTGTTGGACTCCGACCGCAAGGCGTTGACCGTCGCGCGCCGCGACCCCGGCGGGGTCTGGAGGTCCGTGCGCAACACCTCGCTTCCGGTCACCGAGTTCACCCGCCTGGTCCCCCTGGCCCTGGGAGGACGCGAGACCAACTCGGTCGGTTTCATCGGGAGCAACGCCGTCGCCTGGAAGCAGTTTTCCGGCGAGGTATGGGACATGGCCGAACTGGACAGCTACGAGACGCCGATCCGGGACGGCTGGCTGCACGATGTCACCAGCGGCGATCTCGACAGTGACGGACGCAAGGACCTGGTATTTCTTGAGACCGCCAGGCACTACGTGGACCTGGTGCGGTTCGAGGCTCCCAACCGCCTGGAACCGGGCAATCGCTGGCCGGTGTTTGAGGAACGGACCTTTCGCCAGCGCCGCAACGAGGTCCCCGAACCTCGGGAGGCGGTGGTGGCCGACGTGACCGGAGACGGCAGGAACGACCTGATCCTCGTCGTCCACGACCGGGTGCTGGTGTATCCCCAGGAGTAG
- a CDS encoding RluA family pseudouridine synthase yields the protein MPLFPVIHEDSELLVIHKPAGLVCHPTKGDAWSSLIGRVRLHLGLGSEPQMVHRLDRETSGVMVFGKTPDASLELRRAWEMGLVTKEYVALVYGEVPGVRGVCDAPLGRDLASEVAVRDCVRPDGAPARTSWWRERIVHRPEGTFTLLRLRPDTGRKHQIRIHLAHLGHPVVGDKLYGPEPAAYLAFVQRRLTAGQRARLLVPCQALHAGRLWFPWRGAEREFSAPPESWFNSFLEGLPVDWTDDPFDPQRPGSGS from the coding sequence ATGCCGTTGTTTCCGGTCATTCATGAGGACTCCGAGCTGCTGGTAATTCACAAGCCCGCGGGGCTGGTCTGTCACCCCACCAAGGGGGATGCCTGGTCGAGCCTGATCGGGAGGGTCCGGCTTCACCTCGGATTGGGCTCGGAACCTCAGATGGTCCATCGGCTGGATCGGGAGACCAGCGGGGTCATGGTCTTCGGCAAGACGCCGGACGCCTCCCTCGAGCTGCGTCGCGCCTGGGAAATGGGACTGGTTACCAAGGAGTATGTCGCCCTGGTGTACGGGGAGGTGCCGGGGGTCCGGGGCGTCTGCGACGCACCGCTGGGCCGGGATCTGGCGAGCGAGGTGGCGGTGCGGGATTGCGTCCGCCCCGACGGGGCACCGGCCCGGACCTCGTGGTGGCGCGAGCGAATCGTGCACCGCCCGGAGGGCACCTTCACGCTGCTGCGGCTGCGGCCGGACACCGGACGCAAGCACCAGATCCGCATCCACCTGGCGCACCTCGGGCATCCGGTGGTCGGCGACAAGCTCTACGGCCCTGAGCCCGCGGCCTACCTTGCGTTTGTGCAGCGCCGGCTGACGGCGGGGCAGCGGGCCCGGCTTCTGGTTCCCTGCCAGGCACTGCACGCCGGCCGGCTGTGGTTCCCGTGGCGCGGCGCGGAACGTGAGTTCAGCGCGCCGCCCGAATCCTGGTTCAATTCATTCCTGGAGGGACTCCCGGTGGACTGGACCGACGATCCCTTCGATCCGCAGCGCCCCGGCTCCGGGTCGTGA
- a CDS encoding 2-oxoacid:acceptor oxidoreductase subunit alpha yields MSEVAQAPETTGGPSKLTKITEAVIRIAGNSQDGIQAIGGFLARLAGRSEQEVMTFMTIPSTISGGPSIFQVRIASGEVLSAGDEADMLLAFYQHSYDEHIHSLKLGGIVLYDSDHVTPKPDWLDNYRHVGVAISSKTVEAIGGTGRDKGKNIFALGLLARIFDLNVPKLAKLIEERFGGKDPAVVGNALTCFQAGYGHELQDLLKTYQLQHAELKGHSQVVMNGNEALAYGLLAAGVRFGAGYPITPWSDIMELLRRELPKYGGMFVQCEDEIASISMALGASYAGRVAVTGSSGPGISLKTEALGWASMAEMPLIIVDVQRGGPSTGMPTNIEQSDLNIACFGGHGDSPRVVIAPSSVEDCFYTAIEAVNIARKYSTPVIILSDQGIATRIEAFVEPDLKSVCQDLTPDLTPVADHKPYDLSAPDGITRHLAPGTRVASGKYPVVTGLEHDELGHPTGSPKLHMTMTAKRRNKLKRLAADLPIPVTYGPNEGQVLLVGWGSTQGPLRECVDRFRGLGDAVSSLHIKYVNPLPNGLDEVFKGFRHIFVVELNDEGLYGVGQMASLLRARFADPRIRGINKSDGQVWKVKEIMDRVRAALTPPLSGVVA; encoded by the coding sequence ATGAGCGAAGTCGCCCAAGCCCCGGAAACAACCGGGGGCCCGTCAAAACTCACCAAGATCACCGAGGCGGTCATCCGGATCGCCGGCAACTCCCAAGACGGCATCCAGGCCATTGGCGGTTTCCTCGCCCGCCTTGCGGGGCGGAGCGAACAGGAGGTCATGACCTTCATGACGATTCCCTCGACGATCTCGGGGGGGCCCTCGATTTTTCAGGTGCGGATTGCCTCCGGCGAGGTGCTGTCCGCGGGCGATGAGGCCGACATGCTCCTGGCGTTCTACCAGCACAGCTACGACGAGCACATCCATTCGCTCAAGCTCGGCGGGATCGTGCTGTACGACTCCGACCATGTCACCCCGAAGCCCGACTGGCTGGACAACTACCGTCATGTCGGCGTGGCCATCTCCAGCAAGACGGTCGAGGCCATCGGCGGGACCGGCCGGGACAAGGGCAAGAACATCTTCGCCCTCGGATTGCTCGCCCGGATTTTTGACCTGAACGTGCCCAAGCTGGCCAAACTCATCGAGGAGCGTTTTGGCGGCAAGGATCCGGCGGTCGTGGGCAACGCGCTGACCTGTTTCCAGGCCGGATACGGACACGAGCTGCAGGACCTGCTGAAGACCTACCAGCTGCAGCATGCCGAGCTGAAGGGGCATTCGCAGGTGGTGATGAACGGCAACGAGGCGCTTGCCTACGGCCTGCTGGCCGCCGGGGTCCGGTTCGGTGCCGGCTACCCCATCACCCCGTGGTCCGACATCATGGAACTGCTGCGCCGGGAGCTGCCGAAATACGGCGGCATGTTTGTGCAGTGCGAGGACGAGATCGCCTCCATCTCCATGGCCCTTGGGGCCAGCTATGCCGGCCGGGTGGCGGTGACGGGATCCTCGGGGCCGGGGATCTCCCTCAAGACGGAGGCGCTCGGTTGGGCTTCGATGGCGGAAATGCCGCTGATCATCGTGGACGTGCAGCGTGGCGGACCCTCGACCGGCATGCCCACCAACATCGAGCAGTCCGACCTCAACATCGCCTGCTTCGGCGGCCACGGAGACAGCCCGCGAGTGGTGATCGCGCCCAGCTCGGTGGAGGACTGCTTCTACACCGCGATCGAGGCGGTGAACATCGCCCGCAAGTACAGCACACCGGTCATCATCCTCTCCGATCAGGGCATCGCGACGCGCATCGAGGCGTTCGTCGAGCCCGACCTGAAGTCGGTGTGCCAGGACCTGACTCCCGACCTCACCCCGGTGGCCGATCACAAGCCCTATGATCTTTCGGCTCCGGATGGCATCACCCGGCATCTCGCCCCGGGCACCCGGGTTGCCAGCGGCAAGTATCCAGTGGTGACCGGGCTTGAACACGACGAACTCGGCCACCCCACCGGCTCGCCCAAGCTGCACATGACGATGACCGCCAAGCGCCGCAACAAGCTCAAGCGCCTGGCCGCGGACCTGCCGATACCGGTCACCTACGGCCCCAACGAGGGCCAGGTGCTTCTGGTCGGCTGGGGCAGCACCCAGGGACCGCTGCGGGAATGCGTGGACCGGTTCCGGGGACTGGGCGATGCGGTGTCGTCGCTTCACATCAAGTACGTGAACCCGCTGCCCAACGGCCTGGATGAGGTGTTCAAGGGATTCCGCCACATCTTCGTGGTGGAACTGAACGACGAGGGTCTGTACGGCGTCGGCCAGATGGCCTCCCTCCTCCGCGCGCGTTTTGCCGATCCGCGGATTCGCGGGATCAACAAGTCGGACGGGCAGGTCTGGAAGGTGAAGGAGATCATGGACCGTGTCCGCGCCGCCCTGACACCCCCTCTGTCCGGAGTCGTTGCCTGA